In one window of Bos taurus isolate L1 Dominette 01449 registration number 42190680 breed Hereford chromosome 15, ARS-UCD2.0, whole genome shotgun sequence DNA:
- the PSMA1 gene encoding proteasome subunit alpha type-1, with protein MFRNQYDNDVTVWSPQGRIHQIEYAMEAVKQGSATVGLKSKTHAVLVALKRAQSELAAHQKKILHVDNHIGISIAGLTADARLLCNFMRQECLDSRFVFDRPLPVSRLVSLIGSKTQIPTQRYGRRPYGVGLLIAGYDDMGPHIFQTCPSANYFDCRAMSIGARSQSARTYLERHMSEFMECNLNELVKHGLRALRETLPAEQDLTTKNVSIGIVGKDLEFTIYDDDDVSPFLEGLEERPQRKAQPTQPADEPAEKADEPMEH; from the exons ATG tTTCGCAACCAGTATGACAATGATGTCACTGTTTGGAGCCCTCag ggcAGAATTCATCAAATTGAATATGCAATGGAAGCTGTCAAACAAGGTTCAGCCACAGTTGGTCTGAAATCAAAAACTCATGCAGTGTTGGTTGCATTGAAG AGAGCACAGTCAGAACTTGCAGctcatcagaaaaaaattctCCATGTTGATAACCATATTGGTATCTCAATTGCGGGACTTACTGCTGATGCTCGACTATTATG taaTTTTATGCGCCAGGAGTGTTTGGATTCCAGATTTGTATTTGACAGACCTCTTCCTGTGTCTCGTCTTGTATCTCTAATTGGAAGCA AAACCCAGATACCAACACAGCGATATGGCCGGAGACCATATGGTGTTGGGCTGCTCATTGCTGGTTATGAT GATATGGGTCCTCACATTTTCCAGACTTGTCCATCTGCTAACTATTTTGACTGCAGAGCTATGTCCATTGGAGCCCGATCTCAATCAGCTCGTACTTACTTGGAGAGACATATGTCAGAGTTTATGGAGT gCAATTTGAATGAACTGGTTAAGCATGGTCTGCGTGCCTTACGGGAAACCCTTCCTGCAGAACAGGACCTGACTACAAAG aatGTTTCCATTGGAATTGTTGGTAAAGACTTGGAGTTTACgatttatgatgatgatgatgtgtcTCCATTCCTGGAAGGTCTGGAAGAAAGACCACAGAGAAAGGCACAG CCTACTCAACCTGCTGATGAACCTGCAGAAAAGGCTGATGAACCAATGGAACATTAA